A single genomic interval of Chryseobacterium paludis harbors:
- a CDS encoding DUF58 domain-containing protein, with protein sequence MQIKDIVKKVKQIEIRTRKKTEATLMGQYHSAFKGQGMTFSEVRPYQFGDEIRRIDWNKTARFREPFVKVMEEERELTMMILVDISASMDYGTKKQLKREYVAEIAASLGFSAAGNNDKVGLILFADKVYKVIPPQKGRKHILSIISNILTADYVPAVSKVDKALEYMMGIFKRKSLVFLFSDFDDEYDSKMLRVTSKKHQLLGMRIYDEKDNEIPDVGYALFYDAETGKQVWANTSSARWRYTFAEAQKQKVRALEEDFANSSASFMNVAAGEDYSKLLYNYFQKK encoded by the coding sequence ATGCAGATAAAAGATATTGTAAAAAAAGTAAAACAGATAGAAATCCGTACCCGCAAGAAAACGGAGGCTACTTTAATGGGACAATATCATAGTGCTTTTAAAGGGCAGGGCATGACTTTTTCTGAAGTTCGTCCTTATCAGTTTGGAGATGAGATCCGTAGGATAGATTGGAATAAAACAGCTCGTTTCCGGGAACCTTTCGTAAAAGTAATGGAAGAGGAAAGGGAACTGACAATGATGATTCTGGTCGATATATCGGCATCGATGGACTATGGAACAAAAAAACAGCTCAAAAGAGAATATGTAGCAGAGATTGCTGCGAGCCTTGGATTTTCAGCTGCAGGAAATAATGATAAAGTAGGATTGATCTTATTTGCAGATAAAGTATATAAAGTAATTCCACCTCAAAAAGGGAGAAAACATATCCTTTCCATTATCAGTAATATTTTAACTGCAGATTATGTACCTGCGGTTTCAAAGGTTGATAAAGCTTTAGAGTACATGATGGGAATTTTCAAAAGAAAATCACTCGTTTTTCTCTTTTCGGATTTTGATGATGAATATGATTCTAAAATGTTGAGGGTCACTTCAAAGAAGCATCAACTATTGGGAATGAGGATTTATGACGAAAAGGATAATGAGATTCCGGATGTAGGATATGCATTATTTTATGATGCGGAAACAGGAAAGCAGGTTTGGGCAAATACATCAAGTGCCAGATGGAGGTATACCTTTGCGGAGGCACAAAAGCAAAAAGTACGGGCATTAGAAGAAGATTTTGCTAACAGCTCTGCTAGTTTTATGAATGTAGCTGCAGGTGAAGATTATTCAAAATTATTATATAATTATTTTCAAAAAAAGTAA
- a CDS encoding AAA family ATPase produces MSDTYQAEDIRQLTEKVKEKNYLFSLLRQEINKVIIGQEYMIDRLLVGLLGNGHVLLEGVPGLAKTLAIKTLAEAVHGDFSRIQFTPDLLPADVVGTMIFNIKDNDFSIKKGPVFANFVLADEINRAPAKVQSALLEVMQEKQVTIGDETMKLPKPFLVLATQNPIDQEGTYLLPEAQSDRFMLKCKIDYPEFEDERKVMRMVSTSHQPTVQPVIGLQDIVDAKELINQIYLDEKIEKYILDMVFATRYPENYGLSDLKNYISFGASPRASINLAIASRAYAFLRGRAFVIPEDVKELAKDVLRHRIGLTFEAEAEEISSEEIVNRILAKIQAP; encoded by the coding sequence ATGTCAGATACATACCAAGCAGAAGATATTCGTCAGTTAACAGAGAAGGTAAAAGAAAAGAATTACTTGTTTTCTCTTCTAAGACAGGAAATCAACAAAGTTATTATTGGACAGGAATATATGATAGACCGCCTTTTGGTAGGTCTTTTGGGGAATGGACATGTTCTTTTGGAAGGTGTACCCGGTTTAGCCAAGACTTTAGCTATAAAAACTTTGGCAGAAGCTGTTCATGGTGATTTCTCCAGAATCCAGTTTACTCCTGATTTACTTCCTGCTGATGTTGTAGGAACGATGATATTCAATATTAAAGACAATGATTTCTCCATAAAGAAAGGTCCTGTATTTGCTAATTTTGTACTTGCAGATGAGATCAACCGTGCACCGGCAAAGGTACAGTCAGCACTGTTGGAAGTGATGCAGGAGAAACAGGTTACGATTGGAGATGAAACCATGAAGCTTCCTAAGCCATTTTTGGTATTGGCCACTCAAAACCCGATTGATCAGGAAGGAACCTATTTATTACCTGAAGCTCAAAGTGACCGTTTTATGCTGAAGTGTAAAATAGATTATCCTGAATTTGAAGATGAAAGAAAGGTAATGAGAATGGTCTCTACCTCTCACCAGCCTACCGTTCAGCCAGTAATAGGTCTTCAGGATATTGTAGATGCAAAAGAGCTTATCAATCAGATCTATCTGGATGAAAAGATCGAGAAATATATTCTGGATATGGTTTTTGCAACCCGTTATCCTGAGAATTATGGACTTTCAGATCTTAAAAATTATATCAGTTTCGGAGCTTCACCAAGAGCTTCCATCAACTTAGCAATAGCTTCAAGAGCCTATGCATTTCTAAGAGGAAGAGCATTTGTAATTCCTGAAGATGTAAAAGAATTGGCTAAAGATGTTTTAAGACATAGAATAGGTTTAACATTCGAAGCTGAAGCAGAAGAAATTTCATCAGAAGAAATCGTTAATAGAATTTTGGCTAAAATTCAAGCTCCTTAA
- a CDS encoding peptide-N-glycosidase F-related protein gives MHKKLFFLSLLFIGLFKSQTTTMTNVISQATYYDGYAATVSTPVPPGLIRLSNTRYARKLTDAELDSFKAKIAMRVTIGALCDNYDRLGSVFLAMVPKNQPTYTINDANVKRIEIGRYITPFMNKNRSPLEVPYTYDLSNLYNVFHDTGLRSTSDLYMELDVFGVPYAAQTQVAGCSGRIDVFSGTLTFFSTNTGATSTDHNSLVPILTYSRLNNYNSTDVTGETVRIVNFNLPTAVSNARFFVISTPHGANSGGEEYVRRQNYTYMDDVQVLTYTPGGISCEPYRVYNTQGNGIYGATPKTFADWTSWNNWCPGNSVPIRGFTLPTMTAGNHTLKHTIPTAVFNQQQGDVYLSVYMQGKSNAVLNVSDVKTIDVNIYPNPTSDFVNIKSKADVASISLFSIDGKKLSENYNENRIDLSVYSIGIYFLNIVLKDGTTFKHKIIKK, from the coding sequence ATGCACAAAAAGCTATTTTTTTTAAGTCTTCTTTTTATTGGCCTTTTCAAATCACAGACCACAACAATGACGAATGTGATTTCACAGGCAACTTATTATGATGGCTATGCAGCTACTGTATCAACTCCGGTACCTCCTGGATTAATCCGACTATCGAATACAAGATATGCAAGAAAACTTACAGATGCTGAACTCGATTCTTTTAAAGCAAAGATCGCAATGAGAGTGACTATAGGTGCTCTATGCGACAATTATGACCGTCTGGGGAGCGTCTTTTTGGCAATGGTTCCTAAAAACCAACCCACATACACCATCAACGATGCTAATGTAAAAAGAATTGAAATTGGGAGATACATTACTCCATTTATGAATAAAAACCGCTCTCCTCTAGAGGTTCCTTATACTTATGACCTGAGTAATTTGTACAACGTATTTCATGATACCGGTTTACGCAGCACATCAGATCTATATATGGAACTCGATGTTTTTGGCGTTCCATATGCGGCGCAGACTCAGGTCGCAGGATGTTCTGGTAGGATTGATGTTTTTTCCGGAACACTAACTTTTTTTTCAACAAATACAGGAGCAACGTCAACAGATCATAATAGTTTGGTTCCTATACTTACTTACAGCAGGCTTAATAATTATAATAGTACTGACGTGACCGGTGAAACCGTTAGAATAGTAAATTTTAACCTTCCAACTGCTGTTAGCAATGCCCGCTTTTTTGTAATATCAACCCCTCATGGTGCCAATAGTGGTGGCGAGGAATATGTAAGAAGACAAAACTACACATACATGGATGATGTCCAGGTACTGACTTATACACCAGGGGGAATCTCTTGCGAACCTTATAGAGTCTATAATACGCAAGGTAACGGAATTTATGGAGCTACTCCAAAAACATTCGCAGACTGGACCTCATGGAACAACTGGTGTCCTGGTAATTCTGTTCCGATCAGAGGCTTTACATTACCTACAATGACTGCCGGCAATCACACCCTGAAACATACAATACCAACAGCTGTTTTCAATCAGCAGCAAGGAGATGTTTATTTATCAGTCTATATGCAAGGTAAAAGCAATGCTGTTTTAAATGTAAGTGATGTTAAAACAATAGACGTCAACATATACCCTAATCCTACCTCCGATTTCGTTAATATAAAATCAAAAGCAGATGTAGCTTCGATCAGTCTTTTCAGTATAGATGGAAAAAAACTATCTGAAAATTACAATGAAAACAGGATAGATCTTTCAGTTTATAGTATAGGAATTTATTTTTTGAATATTGTGCTAAAAGATGGAACCACTTTTAAACATAAGATCATCAAAAAATAA
- a CDS encoding MarC family protein, translating into MEVFDHFSLKEVLTCFMVLFAVIDIIGSVPIVVSLQQKFGQIEAGRASITAGVIMMVFLFVGNKILKFIGVDVNSFAIAGAFVIFIIALEMILGIEINKTTEAKSASIVPIAFPLVAGAGTLTTTLSLRAEFHDINIICGIILNTIFVYLVLKSAKWLERKMGEATLAILQKVFGIILLAISIKLFTANFAQLVQNYINF; encoded by the coding sequence ATGGAAGTTTTTGATCATTTTTCTTTAAAAGAAGTTCTAACCTGTTTTATGGTTCTTTTTGCTGTAATCGATATTATAGGCTCTGTTCCCATTGTTGTTAGTTTGCAACAGAAATTCGGGCAAATAGAGGCTGGAAGGGCATCGATAACGGCAGGAGTAATTATGATGGTCTTTTTATTTGTGGGAAATAAAATTTTGAAATTCATCGGAGTGGATGTTAATTCTTTTGCTATTGCCGGTGCTTTTGTAATTTTTATTATTGCTTTGGAAATGATCTTAGGAATTGAAATTAATAAAACAACAGAGGCTAAATCGGCGTCTATTGTTCCTATTGCTTTTCCTCTTGTTGCCGGAGCAGGAACGCTAACTACCACATTATCGTTGAGAGCTGAATTTCATGATATTAATATTATTTGTGGAATTATTCTCAATACAATTTTCGTATATTTGGTGCTGAAATCAGCTAAATGGCTGGAAAGAAAAATGGGCGAGGCCACATTGGCAATTTTGCAGAAAGTTTTCGGAATCATCCTTTTAGCAATTTCAATTAAATTATTTACCGCTAACTTTGCCCAATTGGTGCAGAACTATATTAATTTTTAA
- a CDS encoding vWA domain-containing protein: MDWYLGNYWYLLLLLLLPLLGFLLVRYLNWKDKRKVIFADNQFHEDLFEKKSGFTKVFPVLYLLGTLFLIFAIIDLLNGSEEIKTNQKLNNVIFMLDVSNSMNAEDINPNRLNEAKNLMINTMQKMKSDKIGIVIFAGEATSIMPLTTDYTSAETYINAIETNSMQIQGTDFLKAMQAAVSKFKNVSKGARKVVLLSDGEDNEGNDNAAIKLANKEGIMVTSVGIGSDEGAPVPEYVFGQLMGYKTDRAGETVISKRQTGALKKIAESTGGSYVDGNNINETPDRIIDALNKKMSSSETLVKSQNANHYYQYFLAVSLLFFFLIYIFNPKRDFNV; encoded by the coding sequence ATGGATTGGTATTTAGGGAATTATTGGTATTTGTTGTTGCTGTTGCTTTTGCCGCTGCTCGGTTTTTTATTGGTTCGTTACCTGAACTGGAAGGATAAAAGAAAAGTGATTTTTGCGGATAATCAGTTTCATGAAGATCTTTTTGAAAAAAAATCAGGATTTACCAAAGTATTTCCCGTCTTATATCTTTTGGGAACCCTCTTTTTAATTTTTGCAATTATTGATTTATTAAATGGTTCTGAAGAAATTAAAACCAATCAAAAATTAAATAATGTCATTTTTATGCTTGATGTTTCCAATTCGATGAATGCGGAGGATATCAATCCAAATCGGTTGAATGAGGCAAAAAATCTAATGATCAATACGATGCAGAAGATGAAAAGTGATAAAATAGGAATTGTGATTTTTGCAGGTGAAGCTACTTCTATAATGCCTTTGACAACGGATTATACTTCCGCTGAAACGTATATCAACGCAATTGAAACGAATTCTATGCAAATCCAGGGAACCGATTTTCTTAAAGCCATGCAGGCAGCGGTCAGTAAGTTTAAAAATGTAAGCAAAGGAGCCCGGAAGGTTGTCTTATTAAGTGATGGAGAAGATAATGAAGGGAATGATAATGCAGCAATAAAACTTGCTAATAAGGAGGGTATTATGGTTACTTCTGTAGGAATAGGTTCGGATGAAGGAGCGCCAGTCCCGGAATATGTATTTGGCCAGTTAATGGGATATAAAACCGATAGAGCGGGAGAAACTGTTATTTCAAAAAGACAGACCGGAGCACTAAAAAAAATAGCAGAATCTACAGGTGGATCATACGTTGATGGTAATAATATCAATGAAACACCAGACCGAATTATTGATGCCTTAAATAAAAAAATGTCTTCCTCAGAAACACTGGTAAAATCTCAAAACGCAAATCATTATTATCAATACTTTTTAGCAGTGTCCTTATTGTTTTTTTTCCTAATTTACATTTTCAATCCAAAAAGAGATTTTAATGTGTGA
- a CDS encoding tetratricopeptide repeat protein has product MNTKIIFLSFIIAFLVSGTLFAQENYKTLVYEGNQKFNGKNYDGASSKYMEAIKSNEKDFTAHYNLGNALYKNKKYEEARTEFEKAQKLSQTLPDKAAALYNLGNTYMQMNQPDKAADFYKQSLKQDPYNEATRKNYEIAKLKEKESQQKKNQQSKSGKGGGGKDQQQNDDQKGNPKDQKQDQGKGQQNQGESQQNNDPDQNQNNEGKMPKDLENAILNKVSEKEKETAKRILNKDSYSMPESNEKDW; this is encoded by the coding sequence ATGAATACTAAAATCATTTTTTTATCGTTTATAATTGCTTTTCTAGTGTCAGGGACGTTGTTTGCTCAGGAAAACTACAAGACTTTGGTGTATGAAGGCAATCAAAAATTCAATGGTAAAAACTATGATGGCGCATCTTCTAAATATATGGAAGCTATAAAATCCAATGAAAAAGATTTTACAGCACATTACAATTTAGGAAATGCATTGTATAAAAATAAAAAATATGAAGAGGCCAGGACTGAATTTGAAAAAGCACAAAAGCTATCTCAGACCTTGCCGGATAAAGCAGCGGCTCTTTATAATTTAGGGAATACTTATATGCAGATGAATCAACCTGATAAAGCTGCAGATTTTTATAAGCAATCCTTAAAACAGGATCCCTATAACGAAGCTACGAGAAAGAATTATGAAATTGCTAAGTTGAAGGAAAAAGAAAGCCAGCAAAAGAAAAACCAACAGAGTAAATCTGGAAAAGGTGGCGGTGGTAAAGACCAACAACAAAATGATGATCAAAAAGGCAATCCAAAAGATCAAAAACAAGATCAGGGCAAAGGCCAGCAAAATCAAGGTGAAAGTCAGCAGAACAATGATCCTGACCAAAACCAGAATAATGAAGGTAAAATGCCAAAAGATCTTGAAAATGCAATATTGAATAAAGTAAGCGAAAAAGAAAAAGAGACCGCCAAAAGAATTTTAAATAAAGATTCTTACTCAATGCCTGAAAGCAATGAGAAAGATTGGTGA
- a CDS encoding HAD domain-containing protein, whose protein sequence is MEKYFPRRNIKFKEISIVDIPLNIKISRREEIEKWINDNEMDPDDLIIIDDDKSLHELPERLKWRWLQTDSYIGLINSRELINILEKDRK, encoded by the coding sequence ATGGAAAAATATTTTCCTAGGAGAAATATTAAATTTAAAGAAATCTCTATTGTAGATATACCGTTGAATATTAAAATATCAAGAAGAGAAGAAATAGAGAAATGGATCAATGATAATGAAATGGATCCCGATGATTTAATTATTATCGATGATGATAAATCATTACACGAATTACCTGAGCGTTTAAAATGGAGATGGTTACAAACTGATTCTTACATCGGTTTAATTAATTCAAGAGAGTTAATTAATATCTTAGAAAAGGACAGGAAATAA
- a CDS encoding BatD family protein: MQYKLFYILVILTSVISYGQVNISVTPDKTDYSSKDIVNLTIILELNGSEYNQQTPLRLPDLSKFNMVGSGSVSSGYMDPETNTVITQYVTRVALEPKQKGKVKIGSVLVTINNKIYKTEPFDIFVKDVEKKSVANASNDVYLNMEIEDREVYQDQPTIAVLKVYSKNIDNFRKVKNIHLPDQDNINVHPINFNRSEIDPSGYGNMASQVLAMFMVFPNEAGYVEVPSVSASVSTYANKNKILSNKVKLNVKKLPEGSPEYFKNAVGNFNVSVYNTSNEKVEVKKPLNIIVKVSGVGNLTDMILPKIVESPDYDLFAPKITSKVVPDMTGIKGEVLANYVVIPKKAGPISIKTEQFAFFNPNSKEYIDLGQETLAVNAFSHDQIMEARSTVERVNEYTNTLLETVDTPVLKTTTFKVKEKNKFHWSILLTNIGILLGLFIAYILFKTWQKKRKLIKETVPMKPLGSVAETENEIRQRLKTDVNDYFSYLENLKDSEDYQKFFQTVDELDEEVRKEYFQGSTKDFGKFLESYKGIAIAEEYRTLSQKIQIEKFSPVKSSEGIDELLVAIVNLYSKISK; this comes from the coding sequence ATGCAATATAAACTGTTTTACATACTGGTTATCCTTACTTCCGTAATTTCTTACGGACAGGTAAATATTTCCGTAACCCCAGATAAAACAGATTACAGCAGCAAGGACATTGTAAACCTTACCATTATTCTTGAATTGAATGGGAGTGAATATAATCAGCAAACACCACTTCGTTTACCCGATCTATCAAAATTTAATATGGTGGGTAGTGGATCTGTAAGCAGTGGCTATATGGATCCTGAAACCAATACTGTGATTACTCAATATGTAACCAGAGTAGCCCTTGAACCTAAACAGAAAGGAAAAGTAAAAATCGGGTCTGTACTTGTTACCATAAATAATAAAATTTATAAAACCGAACCTTTCGACATCTTTGTGAAAGATGTTGAAAAAAAATCTGTTGCTAATGCTTCAAATGATGTCTATCTTAATATGGAGATTGAAGACAGAGAGGTTTATCAGGATCAACCAACTATTGCCGTTTTAAAAGTTTATTCTAAAAATATAGACAACTTCAGAAAGGTGAAAAATATTCATCTTCCGGATCAGGATAATATCAATGTTCATCCCATTAATTTCAACAGATCAGAAATTGATCCTTCAGGTTACGGAAATATGGCTTCGCAGGTTTTAGCTATGTTCATGGTTTTTCCAAATGAAGCAGGATATGTCGAAGTTCCCTCTGTTTCAGCTTCTGTAAGTACATATGCGAACAAGAATAAAATTTTGTCAAATAAGGTTAAGCTTAATGTAAAAAAACTACCCGAAGGTTCACCAGAGTATTTTAAAAATGCAGTAGGAAATTTCAATGTGAGCGTTTACAATACTTCCAACGAAAAAGTAGAGGTTAAGAAACCATTGAATATCATTGTAAAGGTTTCCGGTGTAGGAAATTTAACAGATATGATTTTGCCAAAAATTGTTGAATCTCCGGATTATGATTTATTTGCACCTAAGATCACTTCGAAAGTAGTTCCTGATATGACTGGAATAAAAGGAGAGGTTTTAGCAAACTATGTTGTGATTCCCAAGAAAGCAGGTCCTATATCAATTAAAACTGAACAGTTTGCATTCTTTAATCCTAATAGTAAGGAATATATAGATCTGGGTCAGGAAACATTAGCCGTAAACGCTTTTTCACATGATCAGATTATGGAAGCCCGCTCTACGGTTGAAAGAGTAAATGAATATACCAATACTCTCCTGGAAACGGTAGATACTCCGGTATTAAAGACTACAACATTTAAAGTTAAAGAGAAAAACAAGTTCCATTGGAGTATCCTTTTAACGAATATTGGAATTCTTTTAGGCTTATTTATTGCATATATTCTATTTAAGACTTGGCAAAAAAAACGTAAATTAATTAAAGAAACTGTACCGATGAAACCTCTTGGATCAGTTGCTGAAACAGAAAATGAAATAAGACAAAGACTGAAAACTGATGTCAATGATTATTTCAGTTATTTAGAGAATCTTAAAGATAGTGAAGATTATCAAAAGTTCTTTCAGACGGTTGATGAATTAGATGAAGAAGTTAGAAAAGAGTATTTTCAGGGCTCTACAAAAGATTTTGGAAAATTTTTAGAAAGTTATAAAGGGATTGCTATTGCTGAAGAGTATAGAACGCTTTCACAAAAGATTCAGATTGAAAAGTTCTCACCTGTGAAATCTTCAGAGGGAATTGATGAACTTTTAGTTGCTATTGTTAATTTGTATTCTAAGATTAGCAAATAG
- a CDS encoding BatD family protein — protein sequence MKKILFIICSLVCVNTFSQILSSHLEKQTLALGEVNHFVIKIDNLNNQQVGAAAKNELLPFHFEEVKDSIGTKPDLYERKIEFAVYEEGKFTIPELEFKVGDKILKTIPYEIDVINTAQKGDQINDIMKNKEVKLGTKDYWELYKWYILAALSVIALIIAIIMYLKWGRKSKSSPVVATNQTLKELDSLKKKKYIEEGNYRSFYVELIEISRKFITKQYHLPADVLLTDDLVHLMKENNTISLENEKVVEEVFLRGDLVKFAKTFPDQKTMENDFADIREFVKRSSKDLEFENLRKDV from the coding sequence TTGAAAAAAATACTATTTATAATATGTTCTCTGGTCTGTGTAAATACTTTTTCACAGATCCTTTCTTCCCATCTTGAAAAACAGACTCTTGCTTTAGGAGAAGTGAATCATTTTGTTATTAAAATTGATAACCTGAACAATCAGCAGGTGGGTGCAGCAGCTAAAAATGAACTGCTGCCTTTCCATTTTGAAGAGGTGAAAGACAGCATTGGTACTAAGCCAGATTTATATGAGAGAAAGATCGAATTTGCTGTTTATGAAGAAGGGAAATTTACCATTCCTGAACTCGAATTTAAAGTAGGAGATAAAATATTAAAAACCATTCCTTATGAAATAGACGTCATTAATACGGCCCAAAAAGGGGATCAGATTAATGATATCATGAAGAATAAAGAAGTAAAACTGGGAACTAAAGATTATTGGGAGCTTTATAAATGGTATATTTTGGCTGCCTTATCGGTTATTGCCCTTATCATTGCAATCATTATGTATCTGAAGTGGGGAAGGAAATCAAAAAGCTCTCCTGTCGTAGCTACCAATCAGACACTGAAGGAACTGGACTCGCTTAAAAAGAAAAAATATATAGAAGAAGGAAATTATCGTTCTTTTTATGTTGAATTAATTGAAATTTCAAGAAAATTTATCACTAAACAATATCATTTACCGGCGGATGTATTGCTTACAGATGATCTTGTACATTTAATGAAAGAGAATAATACAATATCATTGGAGAATGAAAAGGTAGTTGAAGAGGTCTTTCTAAGGGGAGATTTAGTGAAGTTTGCCAAAACTTTCCCTGATCAGAAGACCATGGAAAATGACTTTGCAGATATCAGAGAGTTTGTAAAAAGATCATCAAAAGATCTGGAATTTGAAAACTTAAGAAAGGATGTTTAA
- a CDS encoding VWA domain-containing protein, with protein MFNFEFYSPWFFLLFLLFIPLLFRDISKQKKKGIKVPTVKSMDSSNGIVAVLFLLKISKYIILSALIIAMARPRTFTISQDRDDTKGIDIMLSVDVSLSMLAKDLTPDRLTALKDIAIKFVEKRPNDRLGLVTYSGEAFTKVPVTSDHQVVIDELKNLNPLELQPGTAIGEGLSVAVNHLKNSKAKSKIIILMTDGVNTIENAMPTQVGAELAKNNNIKVYSIGIGTNGYALMPTQTDIFGDLVFTETEVKIDEPILREIAQTTGGKYFRATSNSSLEEVYDEINQLEKSDVKVSKLYNYQEYFKIFLWIALGMLVIDAFLRWFFYKFLS; from the coding sequence ATGTTTAATTTCGAATTTTATAGCCCCTGGTTTTTTCTGCTTTTTCTGTTGTTTATTCCTCTTTTGTTTAGAGACATAAGCAAGCAGAAGAAAAAAGGTATAAAAGTACCTACAGTAAAAAGTATGGATAGCAGCAATGGAATTGTGGCTGTATTATTTTTACTTAAAATATCAAAGTATATTATACTTTCTGCACTTATTATTGCGATGGCAAGACCAAGAACCTTTACGATCTCTCAAGACAGAGATGATACAAAAGGAATTGATATTATGCTTTCTGTGGACGTATCTTTAAGTATGCTTGCTAAAGATTTAACACCCGACCGATTAACGGCTCTTAAAGATATTGCAATAAAATTTGTTGAAAAACGACCTAATGACAGATTAGGTTTGGTGACCTACTCAGGGGAGGCATTTACAAAGGTTCCTGTGACATCTGACCATCAGGTGGTGATAGATGAATTAAAGAATCTTAATCCACTGGAACTTCAGCCGGGAACAGCTATTGGCGAGGGACTTTCTGTAGCGGTAAACCATTTAAAGAATAGTAAAGCAAAAAGTAAAATTATTATCCTTATGACAGATGGTGTAAATACCATTGAAAATGCGATGCCTACTCAGGTGGGTGCAGAGCTGGCAAAGAATAATAACATCAAAGTATATTCTATTGGGATTGGAACAAATGGATACGCTCTAATGCCAACCCAAACCGATATTTTCGGAGATCTTGTCTTTACGGAAACAGAAGTTAAAATTGATGAGCCTATTTTAAGAGAAATTGCTCAGACAACGGGAGGTAAATATTTCAGGGCTACCTCAAACAGCAGTCTGGAAGAAGTATATGACGAAATAAACCAATTGGAAAAGTCTGATGTGAAAGTTTCCAAACTGTATAATTATCAGGAATATTTTAAAATTTTCCTGTGGATCGCTTTAGGGATGCTCGTTATTGATGCATTTCTAAGATGGTTTTTTTATAAATTTTTGAGTTGA
- a CDS encoding GNAT family N-acetyltransferase: protein MNDVVIRKAFQEDCVPMLELIKELAEYEKALHEVTVTLEEFIDAGFGSSPVWGAFVAEVDDEIVGISLYYNRYSTWKGRRLYLEDLVVTERMRGKQIGKKLFDATVEFGKSNNYSGMMFQVLNWNESAINFYKKYNPKFDDEWLNVSIEFKD from the coding sequence ATGAATGATGTTGTTATAAGAAAAGCTTTTCAGGAAGACTGCGTTCCAATGTTGGAGCTTATTAAAGAACTTGCTGAATATGAAAAGGCTTTGCATGAAGTTACTGTTACTTTAGAGGAATTTATAGATGCCGGATTCGGGAGTTCTCCTGTCTGGGGAGCTTTTGTAGCGGAAGTTGATGATGAAATAGTGGGGATATCTTTATATTATAACAGATATTCAACATGGAAAGGAAGGAGATTGTATTTAGAAGATCTGGTAGTGACTGAAAGAATGAGAGGAAAACAGATTGGGAAGAAATTATTCGATGCTACCGTGGAATTCGGAAAATCAAATAATTATAGTGGAATGATGTTTCAGGTATTAAACTGGAATGAGTCTGCGATTAACTTCTATAAAAAGTACAACCCTAAATTTGATGATGAGTGGCTTAATGTATCCATTGAGTTTAAAGACTAA